A stretch of Brassica rapa cultivar Chiifu-401-42 chromosome A08, CAAS_Brap_v3.01, whole genome shotgun sequence DNA encodes these proteins:
- the LOC103833344 gene encoding tetratricopeptide repeat protein 33 has translation MKLTWNKNPKKRSRVALPNILDVPFEKEAPETKSQRLEDDLEVGENDGRLDLEAKKLADSFRAQGDKLAEEGRYEEALGKWEAALNIVPQNAVIHEQKAQVFLEIGDPWKALMAATRSTELDPSWAEAWTTLGRAQLNFGEPDSAISSFETALSINAESKEAKEDLQAAKQLIKKREQLQTSGQDTDAKRFVVGDKKIEPN, from the exons atgaagctaACGTGGAACAAGAACCCTAAGAAACGATCTCGTGTAGCTTTACCGAACATCCTCGATGTTCCTTTCGAGAAGGAAGCTCCAGAGACCAAATCTCAGCGCCTAGAAGATGATTTAGAGGTCGGAGAAAATGATGGGAGACTCGATCTCGAAGCGAAGAAGCTCGCAGATTCGTTTAGAGCACAAGGAGACAAGCTCGCTGAG GAAGGAAGATACGAGGAGGCTCTAGGGAAATGGGAAGCTGCTCTTAATATCGTGCCTCAAAATGCTGTCATTCATGAACAAAAAGCTCAAGTCTTTCTTGAGATTGGTGATCCATGGAAAGCACTCATGGCTGCTACAC GATCTACTGAGTTAGATCCATCGTGGGCTGAG GCGTGGACTACTCTTGGAAGAGCACAACTCAATTTTGGAGAGCCTGACAGTGCTATCAGCAGTTTTGAAACCGCATTATCCATCAAT GCGGAATCCAAAGAGGCAAAAGAGGATTTACAAGCTGCAAAACAACTAATAAAGAAGAGAGAACAGCTTCAGACATCAGGACAGGACACTGACGCTAAACGTTTTGTGGTCGGCGACAAGAAAATAGAGCCAAACTAA